In Streptomyces hawaiiensis, one genomic interval encodes:
- a CDS encoding S16 family serine protease encodes MFSRLTRLQTIAVCALPVVALLATAVLAPLPFSVAQPGLTANVLGENKGAQVITISGAPVRDTRGQLRMTTIEATSPDTRVSLPDVVDSWFRTDQAVMPRDSVYPSGNSVKEIERHNEKQMKESQDAATQAALGYLDLDDKDVEVSLKLADVGGPSAGLLFSLGIIDKLDGDGTGGDLTGGRVIAGTGTIDAAGRVGAVGGVALKTQAAKRDGATVFLVPEAECGDARAELPRGLRLIPVTTLKSTVNSLVALETGKGSVPSC; translated from the coding sequence GTGTTCTCTCGCCTCACGCGCCTCCAGACCATCGCCGTCTGCGCCCTGCCCGTCGTGGCCCTGCTCGCGACGGCGGTGCTGGCGCCGTTGCCGTTCTCGGTGGCGCAGCCGGGGCTGACGGCGAACGTACTGGGCGAGAACAAGGGCGCGCAGGTGATCACGATCTCGGGTGCGCCGGTCCGGGACACCCGGGGCCAGCTGCGGATGACCACCATCGAGGCGACCTCCCCCGACACCCGCGTCTCGCTCCCCGACGTCGTCGACAGCTGGTTCCGCACCGACCAGGCGGTCATGCCGCGCGACTCCGTCTACCCGAGCGGGAACAGCGTCAAGGAGATCGAGCGGCACAACGAGAAGCAGATGAAGGAGTCCCAGGACGCGGCGACCCAGGCCGCGCTGGGCTACCTCGACCTCGACGACAAGGACGTCGAGGTCAGCCTGAAGCTCGCGGACGTGGGCGGGCCCAGTGCCGGGCTGCTCTTCTCCCTCGGGATCATCGACAAGCTCGACGGCGACGGCACGGGTGGCGATCTCACGGGTGGCCGGGTCATCGCCGGTACGGGCACGATCGACGCGGCCGGCCGGGTCGGTGCGGTGGGGGGCGTCGCCCTCAAGACCCAGGCCGCCAAGCGGGACGGGGCGACGGTGTTCCTGGTCCCCGAGGCGGAGTGCGGGGATGCCCGCGCCGAGCTGCCGAGGGGCCTGCGGCTGATTCCGGTGACCACGCTGAAGAGCACGGTGAATTCACTGGTGGCCTTGGAGACGGGGAAGGGTTCCGTTCCCAGCTGCTAG
- a CDS encoding IclR family transcriptional regulator: MTAETSQTLDRGLRVLKLLADTDHGLTVTELSLRLGVNRTVVYRLLATLEQHALIRRDLGGRARVGLGVLRLGRQVHPLVREAAMPALRSLAEDIGATAHLTLVDGADALAVAVVEPTWTDYHVAYRAGFRHPLDRGAAGKAILAARQHPMTDPVCTLTHGELEAGACGAAAPLLGVTGVEGSVGVVMLAEAVPERVGPRVVDAAREVAEALR, encoded by the coding sequence GTGACCGCGGAGACCTCCCAGACGCTCGACCGGGGACTACGTGTCCTCAAACTGCTCGCCGACACCGACCACGGGCTGACCGTGACCGAGCTGTCCCTCCGGCTGGGCGTGAACCGGACCGTTGTGTACCGGTTGCTCGCCACGCTGGAGCAGCACGCCCTCATACGCCGTGACCTCGGCGGACGTGCCCGGGTCGGGCTCGGTGTGCTGCGTCTGGGGCGGCAGGTCCACCCGCTGGTACGGGAGGCCGCGATGCCGGCGCTGCGGTCACTGGCCGAGGACATCGGCGCGACGGCGCATCTGACCCTGGTCGACGGGGCGGACGCGCTGGCCGTGGCCGTGGTGGAGCCGACCTGGACGGACTATCACGTCGCCTACCGCGCCGGGTTCCGGCACCCCCTGGACCGGGGCGCCGCCGGCAAGGCGATCCTCGCGGCCCGGCAGCACCCGATGACCGACCCCGTCTGCACGCTGACGCACGGGGAGCTGGAAGCGGGTGCCTGCGGGGCGGCGGCGCCGCTGCTGGGCGTGACGGGCGTCGAGGGCAGCGTGGGTGTGGTGATGCTGGCGGAGGCGGTGCCGGAACGGGTGGGACCGCGGGTCGTTGACGCGGCCCGGGAGGTCGCGGAGGCGCTGCGCTGA
- a CDS encoding DEAD/DEAH box helicase, whose product MTTTAGTSTASHHLSPAFPGRAPWGTASKLRAWQQGAMERYIQEQPRDFLAVATPGAGKTTFALTLASWLLHHHVVQQVTVVAPTEHLKKQWAEAAARIGIKLDPEYSAGPLGREYHGVAVTYAGVGVRPMLHRNRVEQRKTLVILDEIHHAGDSKSWGEACLEAFEPATRRLALTGTPFRSDTNPIPFVTYEEGNDGIRRSAADYTYGYGSALADNVVRPVIFLSYSGNMRWRTKAGDEIAARLGELMTKDAISQAWRTALDPRGEWMPSVLRAADQRLTEVRKAIPDAGALVIASDQDSARAYAKLIREITGSKATLVLSDDSGASERIDEFSANNDRWMVAVRMVSEGVDVPRLAVGVYATTISTPLFFAQAVGRFVRSRRRGETASVFLPTVPDLLSFANEMERERDHVLDKPKKEGEEDPYAESEKEMDEANREQDEDTGEQEQFAFEALESEAVFDRVMYNGAEFGMQAHPGSEEEQDYLGIPGLLEPDQVQLLLQKRQARQIAHSRKKPDDEADLLEVPAERRPVVSHKEMMELRRQLNTMVGAYVHQSGKPHGVIHTELRRVCGGPPAAEATAGQLKQRIAKVQEWATRMK is encoded by the coding sequence GTGACTACCACCGCCGGCACCAGCACTGCCTCGCACCACCTGTCCCCGGCGTTCCCCGGCCGAGCCCCCTGGGGTACCGCCAGCAAGCTCCGCGCCTGGCAGCAGGGTGCGATGGAGAGGTACATCCAGGAGCAGCCGCGGGACTTCCTGGCGGTCGCCACCCCCGGCGCCGGCAAGACGACCTTCGCGCTGACGCTGGCCTCCTGGCTGCTGCACCACCACGTCGTGCAGCAGGTGACGGTGGTGGCCCCGACCGAGCACCTGAAGAAGCAGTGGGCCGAGGCCGCCGCCCGGATAGGGATCAAGCTCGACCCGGAGTACAGCGCCGGGCCGCTCGGCCGGGAGTACCACGGTGTCGCCGTGACGTACGCCGGTGTGGGTGTCCGGCCCATGCTGCACCGCAACCGCGTGGAGCAGCGCAAGACGCTCGTCATCCTCGACGAGATCCACCACGCCGGTGACAGCAAGTCCTGGGGTGAGGCCTGTCTGGAGGCCTTCGAGCCCGCGACCCGACGGCTCGCCCTGACCGGTACGCCCTTCCGGTCCGACACCAACCCCATCCCCTTCGTGACGTACGAGGAGGGCAACGACGGGATCCGGCGGTCGGCGGCCGACTACACCTACGGCTACGGCAGCGCGCTCGCCGACAACGTCGTGCGGCCCGTCATCTTCCTCTCCTACAGCGGCAACATGCGCTGGCGCACCAAGGCCGGTGACGAGATCGCCGCCCGCCTCGGCGAGCTCATGACCAAGGACGCCATCAGTCAGGCCTGGCGGACCGCGCTCGACCCGCGCGGTGAGTGGATGCCGTCCGTGCTGCGGGCGGCCGACCAGCGGCTGACCGAGGTCAGGAAGGCCATCCCGGACGCCGGCGCCCTCGTCATCGCCTCCGACCAGGACTCGGCGCGCGCGTACGCCAAGCTCATCCGGGAGATCACGGGCAGCAAGGCCACTCTCGTGCTGTCCGACGACTCCGGCGCCTCCGAGCGGATCGACGAGTTCAGCGCGAACAACGACCGGTGGATGGTCGCCGTGCGGATGGTGTCCGAGGGAGTCGACGTGCCGCGCCTCGCGGTGGGCGTGTACGCCACCACCATCTCCACGCCCCTCTTCTTCGCCCAGGCCGTCGGCCGTTTCGTGCGGTCCCGGCGGCGCGGCGAGACCGCTTCGGTGTTCCTGCCGACCGTGCCCGACCTGCTCTCCTTCGCCAACGAGATGGAGCGCGAGCGCGACCACGTCCTCGACAAGCCCAAGAAGGAGGGCGAGGAGGACCCCTACGCCGAGTCCGAGAAGGAGATGGACGAGGCGAACCGGGAGCAGGACGAGGACACCGGCGAGCAGGAGCAGTTCGCCTTCGAGGCGCTGGAGTCCGAGGCCGTCTTCGACCGGGTCATGTACAACGGCGCCGAGTTCGGCATGCAGGCCCACCCGGGCAGCGAGGAGGAGCAGGACTACCTCGGCATCCCCGGGCTGCTCGAGCCCGACCAGGTGCAACTGCTGCTCCAGAAGCGGCAGGCCCGGCAGATCGCGCACAGCCGCAAGAAGCCGGACGACGAAGCCGACCTGCTCGAAGTGCCCGCCGAGCGGCGGCCGGTGGTCTCCCACAAGGAGATGATGGAGCTGCGCAGGCAGCTCAACACGATGGTCGGCGCGTACGTCCACCAGAGCGGCAAGCCGCACGGGGTGATCCACACGGAGCTGCGGCGCGTGTGCGGAGGCCCGCCGGCGGCCGAGGCCACGGCGGGGCAGCTGAAGCAGCGGATCGCCAAGGTGCAGGAGTGGGCGACGCGGATGAAGTGA
- a CDS encoding MFS transporter, protein MTVPKPRDADVEEAADPPLIAEREEGVLGAAYRALSVGIVSVVLLIAFEATAVGTAMPVAARELDGVSLYAFAFSGYFTTSLFGMVLSGQWSDRRGPLGPLTTGIASFGAGLLLSGTAGTMWVFILGRAVQGLGGGLVIVALYVVVGRAYPERLRPAIMAAFAASWVLPSIVGPLAAGTVTEQLGWRWVFVGIPLLVVFPLALALPQIRRRAAGPAARTAARSAAVEGPAGADLPVPAERTALADRPVTPDPAGTSGRPAPPDGPPASFDRRRIRLALAISLGAGLLQYAAQDLRPLSLLPGAVGVALLVPAVLGLLPRGTYRAVRGLPSVVLLRGVAAGSFIAAESFVPLMLVTQRGLSPTLAGFSLAAGGGTWALGSWVQSRSRVEPYRERLATVGMLLVAAAIATAPSVLIDSVPVWTVAVAWAFGCLGMGLVISSTSVLLLKLSAPEEAGTNSAALQISDGLSNVVLLSAGGAAFAALGGGTVTHTSTHTSGSHPAAFTAVFLPMAVVALAGAWVSTRLREHRP, encoded by the coding sequence ATGACCGTCCCGAAGCCGCGTGATGCCGATGTCGAGGAAGCCGCTGATCCGCCCCTCATAGCCGAGCGCGAGGAGGGCGTGCTGGGGGCGGCGTACCGGGCGTTGAGTGTCGGGATCGTCTCCGTCGTGCTGCTCATCGCCTTCGAGGCGACCGCCGTGGGAACGGCGATGCCTGTCGCGGCCCGGGAACTGGACGGGGTGTCCCTGTACGCGTTCGCGTTCTCCGGGTACTTCACGACCAGTCTGTTCGGGATGGTGCTCTCCGGGCAGTGGTCGGACCGGCGCGGCCCCCTCGGGCCGTTGACGACGGGCATCGCCTCCTTCGGCGCCGGGCTGCTGCTGTCGGGGACCGCCGGGACGATGTGGGTGTTCATCCTGGGCCGGGCCGTGCAGGGGCTGGGCGGCGGGCTGGTGATCGTCGCGCTGTACGTCGTCGTCGGGCGGGCCTATCCGGAGCGGTTGCGGCCGGCCATCATGGCCGCGTTCGCCGCGAGCTGGGTGCTGCCGTCCATCGTCGGCCCCCTCGCCGCCGGCACGGTGACCGAGCAGTTGGGGTGGCGATGGGTGTTCGTCGGGATACCCCTGCTCGTCGTCTTCCCGCTCGCGCTCGCACTGCCGCAGATACGTCGTCGCGCGGCCGGGCCGGCCGCGCGGACCGCTGCGCGGTCCGCCGCGGTGGAGGGTCCCGCCGGAGCGGACCTGCCCGTCCCCGCCGAACGGACCGCCCTCGCCGACCGGCCGGTCACGCCGGACCCGGCGGGGACGTCCGGCCGGCCCGCCCCGCCGGACGGCCCGCCCGCCTCCTTCGACCGCCGGCGCATCCGGCTCGCCCTGGCCATCTCCCTCGGCGCCGGGCTGCTCCAGTACGCCGCCCAGGACTTGCGCCCGCTCTCGCTCCTGCCCGGTGCCGTGGGCGTGGCCCTGCTCGTGCCGGCCGTGCTCGGGCTGCTGCCGCGCGGTACGTACCGGGCCGTGCGCGGGCTGCCGTCCGTCGTGCTGTTGCGCGGCGTCGCCGCCGGGTCCTTCATCGCCGCCGAGTCGTTCGTGCCGCTGATGCTCGTCACGCAGCGCGGCCTCAGCCCGACGCTGGCCGGGTTCTCGCTCGCCGCGGGCGGGGGGACGTGGGCGCTGGGCTCGTGGGTGCAGTCGCGGTCGCGGGTGGAGCCGTACCGGGAGCGGCTGGCCACCGTCGGGATGCTGCTCGTGGCGGCGGCCATCGCCACGGCACCGAGCGTGCTGATCGACTCCGTGCCCGTCTGGACCGTCGCCGTCGCCTGGGCCTTCGGCTGCTTGGGGATGGGGCTCGTGATCTCCTCCACGAGCGTCCTCCTGCTCAAGCTCTCCGCCCCCGAGGAGGCCGGCACCAACTCCGCGGCCCTCCAGATCTCCGACGGCCTCTCCAACGTCGTCCTGCTCTCCGCCGGCGGCGCCGCCTTCGCCGCGCTGGGCGGCGGCACGGTGACCCACACGAGCACCCACACCTCCGGTTCCCACCCGGCCGCCTTCACCGCGGTGTTCCTGCCGATGGCGGTGGTGGCACTGGCCGGGGCCTGGGTGTCGACGCGACTGCGGGAGCACCGGCCGTAG
- a CDS encoding LPXTG cell wall anchor domain-containing protein: MHLRPSAAVLAAAVIAAAGPAVTAPLAHAEEGAPELVVSALPSAAPKPGEVYDKSVTLTNNGTAAVDGVTFRVRLTRGLDFPEQVAGCTYSTVKEQVRQALCELDTVIEPGASVTTPVRFKALDNALMEAVEYGTSATGEAPGEGYDDSYRRLTLTADNTADLVAVGEETEALRGEKQSVTATLRNDGPGWVQNQESDDLPGLLVQIPPGTVAVGVPKDCAPFGIDGPSGPQGTTGKPKYVCWPQDGTLDVGQSLAYTFTLKVKKSAQNTEGEVKASSVYDIAPKYDTNRANNTALISIDLPNDNEPGPSPSDGADGGSGNGGNGNAPEGQAAGGTGATASPSATASTGTTTGGSTGSTTGSTTGGNLATTGSDGTPLLAGAAATAAVLGGGLVLAVRRRNATKSA; encoded by the coding sequence GTGCACCTCCGCCCCTCGGCAGCCGTCCTGGCCGCTGCCGTGATCGCCGCCGCCGGTCCCGCTGTCACCGCACCCCTGGCGCACGCCGAGGAGGGCGCGCCCGAACTGGTCGTGTCCGCCCTGCCGTCCGCGGCCCCCAAGCCGGGTGAGGTGTACGACAAGTCCGTCACCCTCACCAACAACGGCACGGCCGCCGTGGACGGGGTCACCTTCCGGGTGCGTCTGACGCGTGGGCTGGACTTCCCCGAGCAGGTGGCGGGCTGCACCTACTCGACCGTAAAGGAACAGGTCAGGCAGGCGCTCTGCGAGCTCGACACGGTCATCGAGCCCGGCGCCTCCGTCACCACGCCCGTCCGGTTCAAGGCGCTGGACAACGCCCTGATGGAGGCCGTCGAGTACGGCACGAGCGCGACCGGTGAGGCGCCGGGCGAGGGGTACGACGACAGCTACCGGCGGCTCACCCTGACCGCGGACAACACCGCCGACCTCGTCGCCGTGGGCGAGGAGACCGAAGCCCTGCGCGGCGAGAAGCAGTCGGTCACGGCGACCCTGCGCAACGACGGCCCGGGCTGGGTGCAGAACCAGGAGAGCGACGACCTCCCGGGCCTGCTGGTGCAGATCCCGCCGGGCACCGTCGCCGTCGGCGTGCCGAAGGACTGCGCGCCGTTCGGGATCGACGGGCCGAGCGGGCCGCAGGGGACCACGGGCAAGCCCAAGTACGTGTGCTGGCCGCAGGACGGAACCCTCGACGTCGGCCAGTCCCTGGCGTACACCTTCACGCTGAAGGTCAAGAAGTCCGCCCAGAACACCGAGGGCGAGGTCAAGGCGTCGTCCGTCTACGACATCGCCCCGAAGTACGACACGAACCGCGCCAACAACACCGCCCTGATCAGCATCGACCTGCCGAACGACAACGAGCCCGGGCCGAGCCCCTCGGACGGCGCCGACGGCGGCTCCGGCAACGGCGGGAACGGCAACGCACCAGAGGGCCAGGCCGCCGGCGGCACGGGCGCCACGGCATCCCCCTCGGCCACGGCCTCGACCGGCACCACGACCGGAGGCTCCACCGGCTCCACGACCGGCAGCACCACCGGCGGCAACCTCGCCACCACCGGCTCCGACGGCACCCCGCTCCTCGCCGGTGCCGCCGCCACCGCCGCGGTGCTCGGGGGCGGCCTGGTCCTGGCCGTACGCCGCCGCAACGCCACCAAGTCCGCCTGA
- a CDS encoding TetR/AcrR family transcriptional regulator, whose translation MARPRMFDEERALDAAMRTFWTKGYEATSTQDLCDATGLGRSSVYNTFKSKHDLFERSLARYIDTMTTAQLAVLEDARLSGADRVRTLFAMIIDGDAEHRADGRSIGCLTVNTTVELAARDAEAARILERDTARRLAALRTVVEEGRRDGSITSPRDAGALARFINAAIAGMRVSSQGGAGRAALESIAEITLDALTD comes from the coding sequence ATGGCCCGACCGAGGATGTTCGACGAGGAGCGGGCCCTGGACGCGGCGATGCGCACGTTCTGGACGAAGGGCTACGAGGCCACTTCCACACAGGACCTGTGCGACGCCACGGGACTGGGGCGCAGCAGCGTCTACAACACGTTCAAGAGCAAGCACGACCTCTTCGAGCGTTCCCTGGCCCGCTACATCGACACCATGACGACCGCCCAACTGGCCGTGCTGGAGGATGCGCGGCTCAGCGGCGCCGACCGCGTCCGCACCCTCTTCGCCATGATCATCGACGGCGACGCGGAACACCGGGCGGACGGCCGCAGCATCGGCTGCCTGACCGTGAACACCACGGTCGAACTGGCCGCCCGCGACGCCGAAGCGGCGCGCATTCTGGAGCGTGACACGGCCCGCCGGCTGGCGGCCCTGCGCACGGTGGTCGAGGAGGGCCGGCGGGACGGCAGCATCACCTCCCCCCGGGACGCCGGAGCGCTGGCCCGATTCATCAACGCGGCGATCGCCGGGATGCGCGTATCGAGCCAGGGCGGCGCCGGCCGGGCCGCCCTGGAATCGATCGCCGAGATCACCCTGGACGCCCTGACCGACTGA
- a CDS encoding MFS transporter — MPRAVYVLALGIFAMVTSEFVVAGLMPQMADGLNATIPQIGYLITAFAAAMAVGGPFLTVALMKLPARTALMVLFVIFLAGNVLAATASGYGTMMAARIITGIASQAFFGVGISMCARITRPEARGRAIAVAMNGLMLGTLLGLPISTVVGERFSWRAAFWTITLITVVAAAATLFGVPRIERDRNDSGLRAEFGVFRRPKLWLVLSTSTLIIGATFSAFSYLNPILTGVTGFSTGTVPVLLIAYGAATVVGNNVVGRLADRHTVPVLAVGLVLNSIFLAGFALLAGLPVPAVVCMLGIGLVGVTMNPAMATRVQRIGNAGPLVNTVHTSFITLGVILGSSLGALVIDTWGLRAPLWLGTVMALAGLVTLLPDLARHAKPATSPVDIRSARQEQPERV; from the coding sequence GTGCCTCGTGCCGTATACGTCCTGGCGCTCGGTATCTTCGCCATGGTGACCAGCGAGTTCGTGGTCGCCGGGCTGATGCCCCAGATGGCCGACGGGCTGAACGCGACCATCCCGCAGATCGGATACCTCATCACCGCCTTCGCGGCGGCCATGGCGGTCGGCGGGCCGTTCCTCACCGTGGCGCTCATGAAGCTCCCGGCGCGCACGGCACTGATGGTGCTGTTCGTGATCTTCCTGGCGGGCAACGTGCTCGCCGCCACTGCGAGCGGCTACGGCACGATGATGGCCGCGCGGATCATCACCGGCATCGCCTCCCAGGCCTTCTTCGGCGTGGGTATCTCGATGTGTGCCCGGATCACCCGCCCGGAGGCCCGGGGCCGCGCCATCGCGGTCGCGATGAACGGCCTCATGCTCGGCACCCTGCTCGGGCTGCCGATCTCCACCGTGGTCGGCGAACGGTTCAGCTGGCGCGCGGCGTTCTGGACCATCACCCTGATCACCGTGGTAGCCGCCGCGGCCACCCTCTTCGGTGTGCCCCGCATCGAGCGCGACCGGAACGACAGCGGCCTCCGCGCGGAGTTCGGCGTCTTCAGGAGGCCCAAGCTGTGGCTGGTGCTGTCCACCAGCACGCTCATCATCGGCGCCACCTTCTCGGCCTTCAGCTACCTCAACCCGATCCTCACCGGCGTCACCGGCTTCTCCACCGGCACCGTCCCCGTCCTGCTGATCGCCTACGGTGCCGCCACCGTCGTCGGCAACAATGTCGTCGGCCGTCTCGCCGACCGGCACACCGTCCCGGTGCTCGCCGTCGGCCTGGTCCTGAACTCGATCTTCCTCGCCGGCTTCGCCCTCCTCGCCGGCCTGCCCGTGCCGGCCGTCGTCTGCATGCTGGGCATCGGCCTGGTCGGCGTCACCATGAACCCGGCGATGGCGACGCGCGTCCAGCGCATCGGCAACGCGGGCCCGCTGGTCAACACCGTGCACACGTCGTTCATCACGCTCGGCGTCATCCTCGGCTCTTCCCTGGGCGCCCTCGTGATCGACACCTGGGGCCTGCGCGCCCCGCTCTGGCTCGGCACGGTCATGGCGCTGGCCGGCCTGGTCACCCTCCTGCCGGACCTCGCCCGCCACGCCAAGCCCGCCACGAGCCCGGTCGACATCCGCTCTGCCCGGCAGGAACAGCCGGAACGGGTCTGA
- a CDS encoding SUKH-4 family immunity protein, with the protein MRTTDAGSAVITLTESELDPWVTHASTRHWLTGPGVPGDSRVLSFAELSREGLRTVADSTGDPDDRLSAELREQLVIGGLLGPGGLETESLLLDGATGEISTAYVLHDRPDLMDRRPLAPSLRTLVRFAEATDELAGLRGQFASYAGRYGPKAVAEASQHLLAVFRDGADGEPAPFWKMAALIRPLSLVAGRGGTSGLSLDLPHRLLDQEFGPGKVARFEDVDFPAALTHEPTRRFLREVGLPEDAHVFSLDTDVPLATLAEYHADTGTPAELPAGAHRLFRLGHLVEDNSLVVDGATGAVLNWSEPEATLSALNTDVSTLAFTLWLLHRERAIDEQSDHELTTETYDQLAMTMLQVLSTVDPTGVTAGRSVRHYWTDAFQDEAGGVL; encoded by the coding sequence ATGAGGACGACCGACGCCGGTTCCGCGGTGATCACACTGACCGAGTCCGAGCTGGACCCGTGGGTGACGCACGCGTCCACGCGGCACTGGCTGACCGGCCCCGGAGTGCCCGGCGACAGCCGCGTGCTGAGCTTCGCGGAGCTGAGCCGCGAGGGCCTGCGCACGGTCGCCGACTCGACGGGCGACCCGGACGACCGCCTCTCGGCGGAGCTGCGCGAGCAGCTGGTGATAGGCGGACTGCTGGGCCCCGGCGGCCTGGAGACGGAGTCGCTCCTGCTGGACGGCGCGACGGGCGAGATCTCGACGGCGTACGTCCTGCACGACCGCCCCGACCTGATGGACCGCCGCCCCCTGGCCCCCTCCCTGCGGACGCTGGTCCGCTTCGCGGAGGCCACGGACGAACTGGCGGGCCTGCGCGGCCAGTTCGCCTCCTACGCCGGCCGTTACGGCCCCAAGGCGGTGGCGGAGGCGTCCCAGCACCTGCTGGCGGTGTTCCGCGACGGAGCGGACGGTGAACCGGCCCCGTTCTGGAAGATGGCGGCACTGATCCGCCCCCTGTCCCTGGTGGCGGGCCGGGGCGGCACCTCCGGACTGTCCCTGGACCTCCCGCACCGCCTCCTCGACCAGGAGTTCGGCCCCGGCAAGGTGGCGCGCTTCGAGGACGTCGACTTCCCCGCGGCCCTCACGCACGAGCCGACCCGCCGCTTCCTGCGCGAGGTGGGCCTGCCGGAGGACGCCCACGTCTTCTCCCTGGACACGGACGTCCCCCTGGCGACCCTCGCCGAGTACCACGCCGACACCGGCACCCCGGCGGAACTGCCCGCCGGGGCCCACCGCCTGTTCCGCCTCGGCCATCTGGTCGAGGACAACAGCCTGGTCGTCGACGGCGCGACGGGCGCGGTCCTGAACTGGAGCGAACCCGAGGCGACGCTGTCTGCGCTCAACACGGACGTGTCGACCCTCGCCTTCACCCTCTGGCTCCTGCACCGCGAGCGCGCGATAGACGAGCAGTCGGACCACGAGCTGACGACCGAGACCTACGACCAGCTGGCCATGACGATGCTCCAGGTCCTGTCGACGGTGGACCCCACGGGCGTGACCGCGGGCAGATCGGTCCGCCACTACTGGACGGACGCGTTCCAGGACGAGGCGGGCGGGGTTCTCTGA